A DNA window from Thalassospiraceae bacterium LMO-JJ14 contains the following coding sequences:
- a CDS encoding GDSL-type esterase/lipase family protein: MKNIFKNLILFSVSLFLTVIAAEYALYYFYPISVTNVGYADRPNGLKYGWGFYPNELVRVEDPDTSIVYYDHVNNAGWRDRDRQIENKNDAFRVLVLGDSMTFGYLVPKEKTFTNILENKLKSAGVNAEVINISYSGWGTDQAYEALRLEGQHYKPDLVIYHFVSNDMQDNTWHLDTGKSGARKPFYYDVEGNSVSRKVNKRFEDEFSSWTRKKIISKSEILKRLWIVTRSMKHKRKEPYFYDSLVDGRIRYFLEIAQDHPLFKNLQSLPEKFMESDFELAAAKSNLTPEQKEKLSVILTQTEGNKAELIDGDWEREDFSKYHWTLTRHLIMAISKLSKSFGGDFAVLSDHEEGRYQWDRAWLRVADGQKAREQYFELNAFLESTAAAIDADLIPSPVPHKRARFDSHVNVQGNEAIAENIYLYLKNTYPDLNIP; the protein is encoded by the coding sequence ATGAAGAATATTTTTAAAAATCTTATATTGTTTTCAGTTTCACTTTTCCTGACCGTTATCGCTGCTGAATACGCCTTGTACTATTTCTACCCCATATCCGTCACAAATGTCGGTTATGCCGACCGGCCGAACGGCCTCAAATACGGATGGGGTTTCTATCCTAATGAACTTGTCCGGGTCGAAGATCCAGATACGTCCATCGTGTATTACGACCATGTGAACAATGCCGGCTGGCGCGATCGCGACCGGCAGATCGAAAACAAGAACGATGCGTTCCGTGTCCTGGTTCTTGGCGATTCGATGACCTTCGGCTATCTGGTGCCCAAGGAAAAAACGTTCACAAACATTCTGGAAAACAAGCTGAAAAGTGCCGGCGTAAATGCCGAGGTCATAAATATATCCTATTCAGGTTGGGGTACGGATCAGGCCTATGAAGCACTGAGATTGGAAGGCCAGCACTACAAGCCGGACCTGGTTATCTACCATTTCGTCAGTAATGACATGCAAGACAACACCTGGCATCTGGACACCGGAAAATCCGGCGCCCGCAAGCCGTTCTATTATGACGTTGAAGGCAATAGCGTTTCTCGAAAAGTGAACAAACGTTTTGAAGACGAGTTTTCTTCGTGGACACGAAAAAAGATCATCTCGAAATCTGAAATTCTAAAGCGGCTTTGGATTGTTACTCGAAGCATGAAGCACAAGCGGAAAGAACCTTATTTCTATGACAGCCTCGTTGATGGCCGCATCAGGTATTTTCTCGAAATCGCACAGGATCACCCGCTTTTTAAAAACCTGCAGTCCTTGCCTGAGAAATTCATGGAAAGTGATTTTGAACTGGCCGCTGCAAAATCAAATCTAACCCCTGAGCAGAAAGAAAAACTGTCGGTCATCCTTACGCAGACCGAGGGCAATAAAGCGGAACTGATAGACGGCGATTGGGAAAGAGAGGATTTCAGCAAATATCATTGGACACTGACGCGCCATTTGATAATGGCGATCTCTAAACTAAGCAAAAGTTTCGGTGGTGATTTTGCCGTGCTCTCCGATCATGAAGAGGGCAGGTATCAGTGGGACCGCGCATGGCTTCGTGTCGCCGACGGTCAAAAAGCAAGAGAACAGTATTTTGAACTCAACGCCTTCCTGGAAAGTACAGCAGCGGCAATCGATGCGGATCTAATTCCAAGTCCTGTCCCCCACAAACGGGCCAGATTTGATAGTCACGTCAACGTGCAGGGCAACGAAGCCATCGCCGAGAATATTTATCTGTATCTCAAAAACACATATCCCGATTTAAACATACCCTGA
- a CDS encoding carbamoyltransferase has translation MRILGVSAFYHDSAAALIEDGKVIAAAQEERFTRKKHDDRFPESAISYCLEEAGIELGEIDFVAFYDKPFLKFERLLETYLAFAPFGFRSFKMAIPVWLKEKLFQKDLLRKKFKAFDEGFDWQNKLLFSEHHQSHAASAFFPSPFEEAVVLTMDGVGEWATTSVAIGHGSDLKMIREIHFPHSLGLLYSAFTYYTGFKVNSGEYKVMGLAPYGEPVFKDLILEKIMDVKEDGSFRLDQSYFNYCTGLTMTNRKFDALFDGLPRKEGELLTQKHMDLAASVQAVTEEVVLRLTRSLAREYSIDNLCLAGGVALNCVANGKILRDGAFKNVWVQPAAGDAGGALGAALNAYHLYQQKPRTLNGAMDGMKGSYLGPELPQAVIESRLEAAGAKFSVLDGDKTIDSTAQALADGKAVGWYQGRMEFGPRALGGRSIIADPRSPEMQKTLNLRVKYRESFRPFAPSILREDVADWFDIDADSPYMLMVAPVAESHRREMTDKENALFGIEKLNVPRSDIPAVTHVDYSARIQTVHAETNPRYHALIKRFKEKTGCPVVVNTSFNVRGEPIVCTPEDAFRCFMGSDIEVLVCGDCFLKKEDQDPALKLDYKNAFDLD, from the coding sequence TTGCGTATCCTGGGTGTTTCCGCATTTTACCACGATAGCGCAGCAGCGCTTATCGAAGACGGCAAGGTTATTGCCGCCGCGCAGGAAGAACGCTTCACGCGCAAGAAACACGATGACCGGTTTCCGGAAAGTGCCATTTCGTACTGTCTGGAAGAAGCCGGCATCGAACTCGGTGAGATCGATTTCGTCGCTTTCTATGATAAACCGTTTTTAAAATTCGAACGGCTGCTTGAGACCTACCTGGCGTTTGCCCCCTTCGGGTTTCGTTCGTTCAAAATGGCAATCCCGGTATGGCTCAAGGAAAAACTGTTCCAGAAAGATCTGCTCAGAAAGAAATTCAAGGCGTTTGATGAAGGTTTCGACTGGCAGAACAAGCTCCTGTTCTCGGAACACCACCAGAGTCATGCGGCATCGGCATTCTTTCCCTCTCCTTTCGAAGAGGCCGTTGTTCTCACCATGGACGGTGTCGGTGAATGGGCGACAACGTCCGTCGCCATCGGGCACGGCAGCGACCTCAAGATGATCCGGGAGATTCACTTTCCGCATTCGCTCGGTCTATTGTATTCCGCCTTCACCTACTACACCGGCTTCAAGGTTAACTCCGGCGAATACAAAGTCATGGGGCTCGCTCCGTATGGCGAACCTGTCTTCAAGGACCTGATCCTTGAAAAGATCATGGATGTCAAAGAAGACGGTTCGTTCCGGCTCGATCAGTCGTATTTCAATTACTGTACCGGTCTGACCATGACGAACCGGAAGTTCGACGCGCTCTTCGATGGTCTGCCTCGCAAGGAAGGGGAGCTTCTGACCCAGAAGCACATGGATCTGGCGGCATCCGTTCAGGCCGTGACCGAAGAAGTGGTCCTGCGCCTGACGCGCTCTCTGGCCCGTGAATATTCGATCGATAACCTTTGCCTGGCCGGCGGCGTGGCGCTGAACTGCGTTGCCAACGGCAAGATACTGCGCGACGGCGCGTTCAAGAATGTCTGGGTGCAGCCTGCGGCAGGCGATGCCGGTGGTGCGCTGGGTGCGGCACTCAATGCCTATCATCTTTATCAGCAAAAACCGCGTACGCTGAACGGTGCCATGGACGGAATGAAGGGATCGTACCTCGGCCCTGAATTGCCGCAGGCGGTAATTGAAAGCAGGCTCGAGGCCGCAGGCGCAAAGTTCAGCGTTCTGGACGGCGACAAGACCATAGACAGCACCGCGCAGGCATTGGCAGACGGCAAGGCCGTCGGCTGGTATCAGGGACGGATGGAATTCGGCCCGCGCGCGCTCGGCGGACGCTCGATCATTGCCGATCCACGCTCTCCGGAAATGCAAAAGACCCTCAACCTTCGGGTAAAATACCGCGAAAGCTTTCGCCCGTTTGCACCTTCAATTTTGCGCGAGGATGTCGCGGACTGGTTCGATATCGATGCCGACAGCCCTTACATGCTGATGGTCGCCCCTGTCGCTGAATCACATCGCCGCGAAATGACGGATAAAGAAAATGCGCTGTTCGGCATCGAAAAGCTGAATGTGCCGCGCTCGGACATCCCGGCCGTCACGCATGTCGATTATTCGGCGCGTATTCAGACTGTACATGCCGAAACCAACCCGCGTTATCACGCACTCATCAAACGTTTCAAGGAAAAGACCGGCTGCCCGGTGGTGGTTAACACCAGTTTCAACGTGCGTGGCGAACCGATTGTCTGCACGCCCGAAGATGCTTTCCGCTGTTTCATGGGCTCGGACATCGAAGTTCTTGTTTGTGGTGACTGCTTCCTCAAGAAGGAAGATCAGGACCCGGCACTCAAGCTTGATTACAAGAATGCCTTCGATCTGGACTGA
- a CDS encoding DUF5989 family protein: MAFIEELWRFLRARKKFWLLPILIMMAVFGGLVVLSQGSAVAPFIYTIF, translated from the coding sequence ATGGCTTTTATTGAAGAACTTTGGCGATTTCTGAGAGCCCGGAAGAAATTCTGGCTGTTGCCGATCCTGATCATGATGGCTGTTTTTGGCGGTCTCGTCGTGCTTTCCCAAGGGTCTGCCGTCGCGCCTTTTATCTATACGATTTTCTGA
- a CDS encoding SxtJ family membrane protein, whose product MHESLEHKDEIQVGSEKSFGIVFAAVFAIVALLPLAHSLPPRWWALAVAALFLIAAFIAQPLLKPLNLLWFKFGLLLYKVVNPVVMGLLYYLTVVPTGLVMRACGKDPLNRKFDVQAKSYWIERDPPGPEPESMKNQF is encoded by the coding sequence ATGCACGAGAGCCTCGAACATAAGGACGAGATACAGGTCGGCTCGGAAAAGAGCTTCGGCATTGTTTTCGCCGCCGTGTTTGCGATCGTTGCACTCTTGCCGCTTGCTCATAGCCTGCCCCCGCGCTGGTGGGCGCTTGCCGTTGCGGCTTTATTCCTGATTGCTGCTTTTATAGCCCAACCGTTGCTGAAACCCTTAAACCTGCTGTGGTTCAAGTTCGGCCTGCTTCTGTATAAAGTCGTCAATCCGGTCGTGATGGGTTTGTTGTATTACCTGACCGTGGTTCCGACGGGTCTTGTTATGCGTGCATGCGGTAAAGACCCGCTCAACCGGAAATTCGATGTACAAGCAAAATCCTATTGGATCGAACGCGATCCACCGGGCCCTGAACCTGAATCCATGAAGAACCAATTCTAG
- a CDS encoding alginate lyase family protein: MNLSRALPPPLAVYRWLVRRLKARRSAKVMPGWQRWLGTSSMAAALDHSSFDDVIATLRTANPFPGLSEPAAIKSKLSEESKKRIMARADAALSRTVDFLGSGPHTLTTPIDWTCDFKSNTRWAMRASHRLPVNDLDKPSDIKVVWELSRLQWLLPVGQAYILSDDEKFADFARVIIEEWVASNPVCAGPNWICAMDVALRAISMVWLAQACKNSTAWRQADFQERLIKSLILHGKFIEGNLEYADVNGNHLIADLAGWAVIGIALGGRGIARKWVEKSWKLLSAEFPRQVPDDGVCREGSLPYHRLVAELFLLPALARQNVGLPVDNDYIKRLMSMGTFSDTATQPDGEVPLWGDADDGRALPLGTQAMNDHRYLGEMMRALSRTPASPAHDETIWWHGQGSAEAVTVSPPQSSAFSDAGAYIMRGNDAFVFVDAGPVGMAGRGGHGHNDCLSFTASLNGVSLIVDPGCYAYTQDWKARNHFRSTLAHNTPCIDNTEINRFSPKQLWRLSDDAAPDIRHWSTSAEMDILVAGHSGYQRLASPVTPVRGFMLERSTRRLFVADGFEGSGEHTVTIPYTFAPETRIEQISEGTWRIERQGQCFLLAISAPDTWTAATGITEYSPSYGVRQPAPSLTFSRTGSLKPLALAVMAEAESPPDTVRWLGSVLQGRFPVPGFKD; this comes from the coding sequence ATGAATCTATCAAGAGCATTGCCACCGCCGCTTGCCGTTTATCGCTGGCTGGTCCGCCGGCTGAAAGCGCGCCGCTCCGCCAAAGTCATGCCCGGCTGGCAGCGCTGGCTCGGCACATCTTCAATGGCCGCCGCGCTGGATCACAGCAGCTTCGACGATGTCATCGCCACCCTCAGAACGGCGAACCCGTTTCCGGGCTTGTCGGAACCGGCAGCGATAAAATCAAAGCTCAGCGAGGAAAGCAAAAAGCGTATCATGGCACGGGCCGACGCGGCCCTGTCGCGTACGGTCGACTTCCTGGGCTCAGGGCCACACACGCTCACGACCCCCATCGACTGGACGTGCGACTTCAAATCCAATACGCGCTGGGCCATGCGGGCGTCGCATCGCCTACCCGTCAATGATCTCGACAAGCCTTCCGATATCAAGGTCGTTTGGGAACTTTCCCGCCTGCAATGGTTACTGCCCGTCGGACAGGCCTATATTTTGAGCGACGACGAGAAGTTTGCTGACTTTGCCCGGGTAATCATCGAGGAATGGGTCGCATCGAACCCGGTTTGCGCAGGCCCCAACTGGATCTGCGCCATGGACGTCGCGCTGCGGGCAATTTCAATGGTCTGGCTTGCGCAGGCTTGCAAGAACAGCACGGCATGGCGGCAGGCAGACTTTCAGGAACGACTGATCAAGTCACTGATACTTCATGGGAAATTCATAGAAGGTAATCTTGAGTACGCGGATGTAAACGGCAACCATCTGATCGCCGATCTGGCGGGATGGGCAGTGATCGGCATTGCGCTGGGTGGCCGCGGCATTGCCCGTAAATGGGTCGAGAAATCGTGGAAACTGTTGTCAGCCGAATTTCCCCGGCAAGTCCCGGATGACGGTGTCTGCCGGGAAGGCTCCCTCCCCTATCACCGCCTGGTCGCAGAGCTTTTCCTGCTCCCCGCCCTGGCCCGGCAAAATGTCGGACTGCCTGTCGATAACGATTATATAAAGCGTCTGATGAGCATGGGGACGTTCAGCGACACCGCGACTCAGCCGGACGGCGAAGTTCCTCTCTGGGGCGATGCAGACGATGGCCGGGCATTGCCGCTCGGCACGCAGGCAATGAACGATCATCGTTATCTCGGTGAAATGATGCGCGCTCTTTCCCGGACACCGGCAAGCCCGGCACATGACGAGACGATCTGGTGGCATGGCCAGGGGAGTGCCGAAGCCGTCACTGTTTCACCGCCGCAGAGCAGCGCCTTCAGCGATGCAGGCGCCTATATCATGCGCGGCAATGATGCATTCGTCTTCGTCGATGCCGGACCGGTCGGCATGGCCGGGCGTGGCGGACACGGGCATAACGACTGCCTGTCATTTACCGCCAGCCTGAACGGCGTGTCCCTGATCGTCGACCCCGGCTGCTATGCCTATACCCAGGACTGGAAAGCCCGGAATCATTTCCGTTCGACATTGGCGCACAACACGCCCTGCATCGACAACACGGAGATCAATCGCTTCAGCCCCAAACAGCTTTGGCGGCTCAGTGACGATGCAGCACCCGATATTCGCCACTGGAGCACCTCAGCCGAGATGGATATTCTCGTCGCCGGACATTCAGGGTATCAACGATTGGCAAGCCCTGTGACACCCGTTCGCGGCTTCATGCTTGAGCGCAGCACACGCAGACTGTTCGTTGCAGACGGGTTCGAAGGTTCTGGCGAACACACGGTGACAATTCCTTATACCTTCGCGCCGGAGACCCGGATTGAACAAATCAGCGAAGGCACTTGGCGTATTGAGCGCCAGGGCCAGTGTTTCCTGCTTGCGATCTCCGCACCGGACACATGGACCGCGGCAACAGGGATAACGGAATACTCCCCGTCATATGGAGTTCGACAGCCTGCCCCCAGCTTAACCTTCAGCCGGACAGGATCCCTGAAACCATTGGCCTTGGCCGTCATGGCAGAAGCCGAAAGCCCGCCAGACACGGTCCGTTGGCTCGGCAGCGTCTTACAAGGGCGCTTCCCTGTACCCGGCTTCAAGGATTGA
- the asnB gene encoding asparagine synthase (glutamine-hydrolyzing) gives MCGIAGILAFGNSASINEAELVRLNQAMPHRGPDGSGTWLSDDRKVGLSHLRLAIVDLSDDARQPMSDAEGTVQLTYNGEIYNHLELRRELEAAGYKFRTDHSDTEVLVHGYKEWGIDGLVKRLIGMFAFAIWDERKKRLTIVRDRVGIKPTYFTRAGGRFIFGSEIKAILTDSAVPREVNGTAIAHYLSFMVSPAPLTMFRGIFKIPAGHIMEVEADGTARARRYWDALPGKSGVGDEVRGLSGKAAADFYSKEILRRLEVAIDRRMMSDVPFGVFLSGGIDSSANVALMSRISNQPVKTFTIGFSDHTHLNELEYADKVAKEFQTDHHEIRVNGADMRGYLNDLIISQDEPISDWVCVPLYFVSKLAKDSGVTVVQVGEGSDEQFAGYDSYMKYLKLHDRMGTGALRGLVGAASPLLGALARAMPGRRSVFEQAYEISRRINLGHELFYGGSNAFWAVHVEKYLNASGISPDPRDIDTGVEGLELDGAGSADSGNIIDTVARAVTNENANADTLTKMIHAEFRLRLPELLLMRVDKITMSTSIEARVPFLDHELVDLTMDIPRELKVDGYKTKHLLKQALRGVIPDEIIDRKKMGFAAPAAEWLREDFGTEAESMVMGSPLAQNNGPLNANAIRRAFEDHREGRQNNALHLWVLLNLTAWHDHWIGDGRVA, from the coding sequence GTGTGCGGTATCGCTGGAATCCTCGCATTTGGTAACTCCGCATCAATTAATGAAGCGGAACTCGTTCGCCTCAACCAGGCGATGCCGCATCGCGGCCCGGACGGGTCCGGGACATGGCTTTCCGACGACCGAAAAGTCGGACTTTCCCACTTAAGACTGGCCATTGTCGACCTCAGCGACGATGCGCGCCAACCGATGAGCGATGCCGAAGGGACGGTCCAGCTCACCTATAACGGCGAAATTTACAATCATCTCGAGCTTCGCCGTGAGTTGGAGGCCGCCGGGTACAAGTTCCGCACCGATCACTCGGACACGGAAGTTCTCGTGCACGGCTACAAGGAATGGGGCATCGACGGGCTGGTAAAGCGCCTTATCGGTATGTTCGCGTTCGCGATCTGGGATGAACGCAAGAAGCGCCTGACCATCGTCCGCGACCGGGTCGGCATCAAGCCGACCTACTTCACCCGTGCCGGCGGGCGCTTCATTTTCGGATCCGAGATCAAGGCGATCCTGACCGACAGCGCCGTGCCGCGTGAAGTCAACGGCACGGCAATCGCCCATTATCTGAGCTTCATGGTTTCACCCGCCCCCCTGACCATGTTTCGCGGCATCTTCAAAATTCCTGCCGGCCACATCATGGAAGTCGAAGCTGACGGCACGGCCCGGGCGCGGCGCTATTGGGATGCGCTTCCCGGCAAGTCCGGCGTCGGCGACGAAGTCCGCGGGCTTTCAGGAAAAGCCGCCGCCGATTTTTATTCGAAGGAGATTCTCCGCCGTCTCGAAGTCGCTATCGACCGCCGCATGATGTCGGATGTGCCGTTCGGTGTATTTCTCTCCGGCGGCATCGACTCATCTGCCAACGTTGCCTTGATGAGCCGCATTTCAAACCAGCCGGTCAAAACCTTCACCATCGGCTTTTCCGATCACACCCACCTGAACGAGCTTGAATATGCGGACAAGGTGGCAAAGGAATTTCAAACCGATCACCATGAAATCCGCGTCAACGGCGCGGACATGCGCGGTTATCTGAACGATCTGATCATCAGCCAGGACGAGCCGATCTCCGATTGGGTATGCGTGCCCCTTTATTTCGTGTCCAAGCTGGCCAAGGACAGCGGTGTCACCGTGGTTCAGGTCGGCGAAGGCTCGGACGAACAGTTCGCCGGCTATGACAGCTACATGAAATATCTGAAACTGCACGACCGCATGGGAACGGGGGCGCTCAGGGGGCTGGTCGGGGCCGCCTCCCCGCTGCTGGGCGCACTGGCTCGCGCCATGCCCGGGCGCCGCTCGGTTTTCGAGCAGGCATATGAGATCAGCCGCAGAATCAATCTCGGGCACGAGCTGTTCTATGGTGGATCGAATGCCTTTTGGGCCGTGCATGTTGAGAAATATCTGAATGCATCAGGCATATCCCCCGATCCCCGCGACATCGATACCGGTGTCGAGGGGCTTGAGCTGGACGGCGCCGGGTCCGCCGACAGCGGCAATATCATCGATACCGTTGCCCGTGCGGTTACAAATGAAAATGCGAACGCAGACACGCTCACGAAAATGATCCATGCCGAGTTTCGTTTGCGGCTTCCGGAACTTTTGCTGATGCGCGTCGACAAGATAACCATGTCGACGTCGATCGAGGCGCGGGTCCCGTTCCTGGATCACGAACTCGTCGACCTGACGATGGATATACCGCGTGAACTCAAGGTCGATGGCTACAAGACCAAACATCTGCTGAAACAGGCGCTTCGCGGTGTCATTCCCGATGAAATTATCGACCGCAAAAAAATGGGGTTTGCCGCGCCGGCCGCTGAATGGCTCCGTGAGGATTTCGGCACCGAAGCCGAAAGCATGGTCATGGGCTCGCCGCTTGCACAAAACAATGGCCCGCTCAATGCGAACGCCATTCGCCGCGCCTTCGAAGATCACCGCGAAGGGCGGCAGAACAATGCCCTGCATCTTTGGGTGCTTTTGAACCTGACGGCCTGGCACGATCACTGGATCGGCGACGGCCGGGTGGCCTGA
- a CDS encoding glycosyltransferase family 1 protein translates to MTSADKVRVLVNGLHAKSGGGVTYLRNILPILARDPGLEVYLCLHQSQRDTFSREILSGVSVHIVDFKLSFWRVHVWEQTKFSSLSRQIDPDVVFSPANYGPLLARNSVLLLRNALSVSTVERRPAKLLYWLLVTIATSLSLLRCKRAISVSEFASRAAAGPLVGNFIRHRMTVIPHGVDDMFTPGKPPPRREEFLLAVSDIYVQKNLLNLVLAFAEVQKTRPSLILKVAGREIDAEYSAAVKKVVADHGLEANVEFLGYQKPENLLVLYRTCLAFVFPSTVETFGNPLLEAMACGAPVVCSCTAAMPEVAGDAPEYFDPFSVPDMTAVIGRVVDDAALRETLSNKSISRASRYSWTQTAEKTARVLKEAAR, encoded by the coding sequence ATGACATCAGCAGATAAGGTCAGAGTTCTGGTCAATGGCCTGCATGCCAAGAGTGGCGGCGGGGTCACTTACCTGCGCAACATCCTGCCGATCCTCGCCCGAGATCCGGGACTGGAGGTGTACCTTTGCCTGCACCAGAGCCAGCGCGACACGTTTAGCCGTGAGATACTCAGCGGGGTGAGCGTCCATATCGTCGATTTCAAACTCAGTTTTTGGCGTGTTCATGTCTGGGAGCAGACGAAGTTCTCATCACTATCAAGGCAAATCGATCCCGACGTCGTATTTTCGCCCGCCAACTACGGCCCCCTCCTGGCCAGAAACAGTGTCCTCCTTCTGCGCAACGCTCTCTCCGTCTCTACCGTCGAGCGCCGCCCAGCCAAACTTCTCTATTGGCTACTGGTCACGATCGCCACCTCTTTGTCCCTATTGCGCTGCAAGCGGGCGATATCGGTATCGGAGTTTGCAAGCCGGGCCGCCGCCGGGCCGCTGGTCGGCAATTTCATTCGCCACCGAATGACCGTTATCCCCCATGGGGTGGATGACATGTTCACACCAGGCAAGCCGCCCCCCCGGCGTGAAGAGTTCCTGCTCGCGGTTTCCGACATCTATGTCCAAAAGAACCTGCTGAACTTGGTCCTCGCCTTCGCCGAGGTCCAAAAGACCCGCCCGTCGCTCATTCTGAAAGTCGCCGGCCGTGAAATTGATGCTGAATATTCCGCGGCCGTGAAAAAGGTCGTGGCCGATCACGGTCTGGAGGCAAACGTTGAGTTTCTGGGCTACCAGAAACCTGAAAATCTTCTCGTACTCTATCGGACGTGTCTTGCCTTCGTTTTTCCATCCACCGTCGAGACGTTCGGCAACCCCTTGCTTGAGGCGATGGCCTGCGGGGCACCGGTCGTTTGCTCCTGCACTGCCGCGATGCCTGAAGTCGCGGGCGATGCGCCGGAATACTTCGATCCATTTTCGGTCCCGGATATGACCGCTGTGATCGGGCGCGTTGTCGATGATGCTGCATTGCGCGAAACGTTGAGCAACAAATCGATCAGCCGCGCCTCTCGATACTCCTGGACCCAAACGGCCGAAAAAACAGCCCGGGTCCTCAAAGAAGCTGCACGTTAA